A DNA window from Aquarana catesbeiana isolate 2022-GZ linkage group LG01, ASM4218655v1, whole genome shotgun sequence contains the following coding sequences:
- the NPY2R gene encoding neuropeptide Y receptor type 2: MKGGLLVLEKEENSTEDVKVEMHTWLYVPGQTTPYNEMAPKPELIDITKFISVQIVLILAYSSIILLGVIGNALVIYVVFKFKTMRTVTNYFIVNLAMADLMVNTLCLPFTLVYTLLDEWKFGTVLCHLVTYAQGLAVQVSTVTLMVIALDRHRCIVYHLESKISTKICFMIIGITWACSAALASPLAIFKEYSLIVISQDFQIQVCAERWPGGQLNYSTIYSISMLLIQYILPLAIISYAYVRIWTKLKNHVSPGGGNDHYHQRRRKTTKMLVTVVVVFAVCWLPFHAFQLASDIDSKVLDLNEYKLIYTIFHVIAMCSTFANPILYGWMNNNYRTAFLTAFKCEQRMDSIHPEVSVAFQAKKKQLQVKEINGPIFNDQTTQPTNV; encoded by the coding sequence ATGAAAGGTGGACTGCTTGTATTAGAGAAGGAAGAGAACAGTACAGAGGATGTTAAAGTGGAAATGCATACGTGGCTATACGTTCCAGGACAGACTACCCCTTACAACGAAATGGCTCCCAAACCTGAGCTGATTGACATTACCAAATTTATCAGTGTACAGATAGTTTTAATCTTAGCATACAGTTCCATCATTCTGTTGGGCGTCATAGGTAACGCCCTTGTAATCTATGTTGTTTTTAAGTTCAAAACCATGCGCACTGTCACAAACTACTTCATTGTCAACCTGGCTATGGCAGACTTAATGGTGAACACGCTATGTCTCCCATTCACATTGGTCTACACTCTGTTGGATGAGTGGAAGTTTGGAACTGTATTGTGCCATTTGGTGACCTACGCTCAAGGTCTCGCTGTTCAAGTATCTACCGTCACACTCATGGTGATTGCACTTGACAGACATCGATGCATTGTATATCATCTAGAAAGCAAAATCTCTACAAAAATTTGCTTTATGATTATTGGCATCACGTGGGCTTGTAGTGCTGCACTTGCTAGTCCGTTGGCCATTTTTAAGGAATATTCCCTTATTGTTATTTCACAAGATTTTCAGATTCAAGTATGCGCAGAAAGGTGGCCAGGAGGACAGCTAAATTACAGCACTATATACAGCATATCAATGTTGTTGATTCAGTATATTTTACCTTTAGCTATTATATCATATGCCTATGTTAGAATATGGACTAAACTGAAGAACCATGTCAGCCCAGGGGGAGGAAATGATCACTATCACCAAAGAAGACGTAAGACAACCAAAATGTTGGTCACCGTGGTAGTAGTGTTTGCTGTATGCTGGCTGCCATTCCATGCTTTTCAACTTGCAAGTGACATTGACAGCAAAGTCTTGGACTTAAATGAATACAAactcatttatacaatatttcacgTGATTGCCATGTGTTCTACGTTTGCCAACCCAATCCTTTATGGGTGGATGAACAACAATTATAGAACAGCTTTCCTTACAGCTTTCAAATGTGAGCAGAGGATGGATTCTATACACCCTGAGGTTTCCGTAGCCTTTCAAGCCAAGAAGAAGCAGTTACAAGTCAAAGAGATTAATGGTCCGATTTTCAATGATCAGACTACACAGCCAACCAATGTATAG